A genomic window from Nicotiana sylvestris chromosome 11, ASM39365v2, whole genome shotgun sequence includes:
- the LOC138881905 gene encoding uncharacterized protein, with protein MTNGEETSTGTSAATSIDHHHPLYLQPCDTLGSSLISIQLTGSENYALWSRSMKIGIIGKSKLGFIDGRCTKDKFDRSLHELWKKCNAIVLSWIMNVGISSVSAYFSQLTDLWEEYDALMPCPGCDCAESKSYFEYFEYQRLLQFLMGLNETYSQPRSQILMMSHVPTVNKAYSMIVSKESQRALGKFSQSVDIGDGTSLFTNKSMNSWNNYKPRRGNLFCDYCNYKGHTKDTCFKLHGYLADFKMRKKTTGFPQRAMANVSIQEEQQLMTKQLTNANTQEAQQVINTSAANVAQG; from the exons ATGACGAATGGAGAAGAAACTTCAACTGGAACAAGTGCAGCAACGAGCATAGATCATCATCACCCATTGTATTTACAGCCTTGTGATACTCTAGGTAGTTCCTTGATCTCTATTCAACTAACTGGATCTGAAAACTATGCATTGTGGAGTAGATCTATGAAAATAGGTATAATTGGTAAGAGTAAGCTAGGATTTATTGATGGACGATGTACTAAGGATAAGTTTGATCGATCCTTGCATGAGCTTTGGAAGAAGTGTAATGCAATAGTTTTATCATGGATTATGAATGTT GGAATTTCCTCAGTTTCTGCATATTTCTCCCAATTGACAGACCTCTGGGAGGAATATGATGCCTTGATGCCCTGCCCTGGGTGTGACTGCGCAGAATCTAAGAgctattttgaatattttgagtaCCAGAGGCTGCTACAGTTTCTTATGGGGCTAAATGAAACATATAGCCAACCTAGGAGTCAGATATTGATGATGAGCCATGTTCCTACAGTTAACAAAGCATATTCTATGATAGTCTCTAAAGAAAGCCAAAGAGCTTTGGGAAAGTTCTCTCAGTCTGTAGACATTGGAGATGGAACATCACTATTCACCAATAAAAGCATGAATTCATGGAACAATTATAAGCCCAGAAGAGGAAATCTATTCTGTGATTACTGCAACTATAAAGGACACACAAAAGACACTTGCTTCAAGCTGCATGGATATCTAGCTGATTTCAAAATGAGGAAGAAGACAACAGGCTTTCCTCAAAGAGCTATGGCCAATGTAAGCATACAAGAGGAACAACAATTAATGACAAAGCAGTTGACTAATGCAAATACACAGGAGGCACAACAAGTGATCAACACATCTGCTGCAAATGTGGCACAAGGATGA